A single window of Nicotiana sylvestris chromosome 3, ASM39365v2, whole genome shotgun sequence DNA harbors:
- the LOC138887857 gene encoding secreted RxLR effector protein 161-like, which produces MKETGEDDATSSFTSHKEPGTSFTTIEAKETVGYIVQNPKSNPKESYLKVAKRSLRHLKETQDLVLYYPSGNSFNLIRYVDANYASYLVDRKNTSGMVHLPGSRLISWGTRKQNSVALLIAEAEYTAAVSCCTQLL; this is translated from the exons ATGAAGGAGACAGGTGAAGACGATGCAACATCCTCTTTCACTTCTCACAAGGAACCTGGTACTTCTTTTACTACCATTGAAGCTAAAGAAACTGTTGGATATATAGT ACAGAACCCaaaatcaaatcccaaggaatcttaCTTGAAGGTTGCCAAAAGAAGTTTGAGACACCTTAAGGAAACACAGGACCTGGTCCTGTATTACCCCTCAGGTAACAGTTTTAATCTGATTAGGTATGTTGATGCTAACTATGCAagttatcttgtggacaggaaaaaCACTTCTGGAATGGTTCACTTGCCAGGGTCACGTCTCatctcttggggcacaaggaagcaaaactcagtggctcttTTAATAGCTGAGGCAGAATACACAGCTGCCGTATCCTGTTGTACTCAACTCCTATGA